The genomic stretch atttggtctttcaagaagagggcaaaataaatgaactccttgttctgccaactcggtaagaactggactgcatcacccctaaccaggtccaatatactgtcatcccaactaaatctagagtagtcagaacctggaaaagcgtcccaccgacccttcaatgattcgggaaaaattgtaggcataacaacacatttctgagggtacacgttaggataaaattctagacgcctcctcatgagatgaaatgctgcatctaaatgctacattaaaggaaaattaagtcagtaaccacaatatcgtaccaaaataaacaaacaaaaaaactatcagacatgaatatagtaactatcgtaccccaatcgtaccattatcgtaccccaatcgtacatgaatatattaacaataaaaccttctatcgtaccaatatcgtgttaatgtcgtaccatcatcgtacctttatggcaaaaactagtattatacaccatcgtacccactagcgtcccactgtcgtaccatcatcgtacattatcgtactaccatcgtacctaaattgtcccactacaaattctaaaTTTATGATGGTaatagtaactacttaacaaattatatcgtaccactatcgtgctaatgtcgtaccaccATCGTACCATTGACATAAACAATTTATAATTTGACACTTATAATTATCGTACTACTTTcgtaccatatcgtacccatatcgtaccactatatatagaaacatttaaataaattttcaacattatttaattatgaagttatagaaaacttacagagtcagaaagccatgtcctcggagtatgcagtttcaggaaccaagcagcatcgtgtgtccctgagaagcattccctcggatatttattcccaatggtgccaagcaaccacttgtgaaaggtcataagtaatttaccatcaacaaccctcaatggatccacattcactgctgtcttcgatttcttattccttttcctcattgcagtgtactcatcgaaccacctaggcctctttctttctctcctcttctccggtgctggtggagctatgtttaagaattgtacttcagaatcttcagtatctccgattacagtaatttgcatatcctctggtgtgcgaaaaatgtgatcatctacatcatcaggtctgtaatcgttagggagaatgtcttcatctacaggagactgagggccttcttcagtggactgagggtgtggatctggaactggcctactaagatcttccatcattgtcataagcttctgcaattgacccaagatctcggactgacctttaataagggcactttgttgcccttcaaccttttccaacctggccaaaatcatagagtagcctggttgctcagcttgggaggaggtgctggcatgaggtgttgatgggggaacctcaggtgcctcaggttgagctggtggaacctccttaaaaatatttgctgcttctgcttgctcagctaacttttcagcaagcttttcagcctggctctgtaaggcttcctgtgtaggctgtccatcgggacccacctctagttcctctaaccccatgtccacatacaatggGGCTTCATTGTCTGTAAGGGTCCTCACATACTGTTCTTCAGCAGGTCGGGCACACAGGTAGGGGTATACTGTCAACTGCCACAAAAAACAATGCATATTTAGATTGGAAAGTAAAACAATATATCATGTCAATTGGTaaactatcgtaccccaatcgtacccatatcgtacccatatcatgcaattatcgtacccatatcgtacccataacataacaatatcgtacccgtaagtgagaattgcttgctaactatcgtaccatcatcgtacaacatcgtaccaatatcgtaccactactactacattaACAAAGAATACATATCGTACCCCCATCGGACCATCATCGTACCAAATCGTACCACTTAGTCAGTTTTCAAACAGTtgacaaaaaaccacaaaataaccccataatcgtactcaaatcgtactctatcgtattactatcgtgcagtacccataaaattgcatatctagaaaaaaatatagaacattcaaaagtaaagtaaaagctcacctttttggcaaacaacttaataagttgctctttgtgtatctctactttctccttgctctgccagttgatcattcttggtatgccttggcccaatctcacagcatgatcctgacccaactcaatgatggactcaaaagcccaatactgcaatgctgcagcatacccataaatagagtacttggcctccttttgagtctttcctttctcaatcttcttctgtaaatgcttcttcatttcaacaaagtctttttgacaagtttgtaacaacttctggtatgatatcttcccccacgggtactggaaaaagaagtcaacgtcgtctaccatcttcagcatgtcagtccaaaccatcaacttctcctcacgacctttcaaaacaccctcaactaataagcacaaacccatcttgtacacatcatcaactatttgacaactctcaaaagttctgcgcagttgccctatgctcactggggaatgaccattgaagtactcaagaatcaaccgatccgaagtggtcttcgctttaatctcagcttcagacggtccggcctcaaaatttaaaccagtaactaaagcgaactccaattggctaaatctacatctttttttcccaatataaaactggacttcgtcagtcttctcccctctgaatttgtgcaacaacaattgatggactaaggcaccagaaaaatttaatggttccgccatgaagaactgtttgaaaggggattccttcaccctatccaataaaccacactgtataaattttgctttaatctttggaaagtaccaactgccgcgccaagtgatacgtcccgtaaaatgttcctctactggaactatcagttgtggaggtcttaagttctgcataaaacaaataaatacccaattaaatagaataacaaaaaaaaacatcaaattttatattctgcaatatactatcgagcaactatcggaaTCTATCGCACCATATCGGACACCAATGGAAAACTGGAACTATAACATTATCGTGCACAATCGTACCTAACATCGTACACCATCGTATTATAACATACACAACAATTTGTTCCCActatcgggcacacatcgtacccaacatcgtaccctatcgtacctccatcttcaacctcaagttatcagaaaacacaacctatcgtaccaccatcgaaccactatcgtacccctatcgtacactcatcttcaacctgaagttatgagaaacacaaatactatcgtacccatatcgacccactatcgtaccttatcgtacctctaaaaaaacccagaaatttttttcaaaattttacggtTTATCAGATGTCACACAGTCAGATTTAACACAGtcaaattcaacaatacatactataacattttttaatggagaagagattaaaaaaaacacataccctagacatttttgcgcaatggggtgtcggtttttcttctccggtgaggggttggagcttggtttttcttcgtctccggtgggggttggggcttggtttttcttcgtctccagtgggggttggggcttggtttttctacgtctccggtgggggtttttccgaccgtcgggtgagggagagagcagcgtcgggtgatggtgggtgagggagagagaagcgtcgggtgtgagtacttatgttgctcgatggttttgtgggagtgaagagttgggatttgggagggaacgggaaatgggcaggggaaaagccgaaaggtacggtttttatcaagtttttttatcactatcgtgTACCATCGGGTACAATCGTGTACCATCATACTATTGGGAAAGCATCGGGCACTTATCGGGTACCATCGTGTACAATCGTACTAATAGGTCTGCATTAACTTAATAACAACTATCGGGCATGCATCGGACTcgtatcgatccattatcgtacttaaagggtttgtagaatgaaaataaatatcgggcaaccatcgggtagccatcgaaccttaatgaccatcgggtaaccaaaacaTATCGGGCAAGCATCGGGTGGCCATCGGACCTCATCACTAACCTTGAAACCCAACAACTATCGTCCCTGCATCGGGCctatatcggacactatcgggcatttagaaaaaaaattcaaggaacccaaaaaaacgcagattttcacagaccacgattttcaccaaaaaaacagcaaaaaataccaacaaactacagatccaacatctaaacagcaatctaaatcataaaaacaaccaacaacaacaagaatcaaagaaaattacttacccatgtgtatcttttttgcaagattttagagaggaaaggtatgggattttgttatgagaggggtatttttggtattaaatgaaagataagcatttgtatcatagggtggttaactttggttcaaattttaattattaagctaatgtaagcatgatttatcaaatttcccatAAATATAAACTCTTCCTGACTTGTGTGGTTTGTATTCTGCCGATTCCTCTAGATGGGTCACCTTTGGTGTTTAAAAATAAGCAAATAAACAAAAGGAGAAATGGCCACATTGATGAGTTGATGTGCATTGATTTGCTAGTCTTGTCTACTTGTCCTTGTGTTGTCAGTCTATTCTCTATCTCTAATATATGGATAAAGGTGCAGGCTTTAGAGGCATGATCTGATAATACAGCCAAACACACTCTTCTCTTCTCTATTTTTTTACTGTATAATATAATCCTTTAAAAGACACTTCACTCTCACCACTCCCTTTCTTGCATGGCTTTTACCTTTTTGCCTTTTACCCTTTTACCCTTTCTTTCTGTATTAATAGTTTTGTTCTCTCTTTTTCCTCATTTTCATTTGTTATCAAATCTCATAAATGTAAGTGTTATTAATgaaagggaaatttgataaatcatgcttacattagcttaataattaaaatttgaaccaaagttaaccaccctatgatacaaatgcttatctttcatttaataccaaaaatacccctctcataacaaaatcccatacctttcctctctaaaatcttgcaaaaaagatacacatgggtaagtaattttctttgattcttgttgttgttggttgtttttatgatttagattgctgtttagatgttggatctgtagtttgttggtattttttgctgtttttttggtgaaaatcgtggtctgtgaaaatctgcgtttttttgggttccttgaattttttttctaaatgcccgatagtgtccgatatagGCCCGATGCAGGGACGATAGTTGTTGGGTTTCAAGGTTAGTGATGAGGTCCGATGGCCACCCGATGCTTGCCCGATAtgttttggttacccgatggtcattaaggttcgatggctacccgatggttgcccgatatttattttcattctacaaaccctttaagtacgataatggatcgatacgAGTCCGATGCATGCCCGATAGTTGTTATTAAGTTAATGCAGACCTATTAGTACGATTGTACACGATGGTACCCGATAAGTGCCCGATGCTTTCCCAATAGTATGATGGTACACGATTGTACCCGATGGTAcacgatagtgataaaaaaacttgataaaaaccgtacctttcggcttttcccctgcccatttcccgttccctcccaaatcccaactcttcactcccacaaaaccatcgagcaacataagtactcacacccgacgcttctctctccctcacccaccatcacccgacgctgctctctccctcacccgacggtcggaaaaacccccaccggagacgtagaaaaaccaagccccaacccccactggagacgaagaaaaaccaagccccaacccccaccggagacgaagaaaaaccaagctccaacccctcaccggagaagaaaaaccgacaccccattgcgcaaaaatgtctagggtatgtgttttttttaatctcttctccattaaaaaatgttatagtatgtattgttgaatttgaCTGTGTTAAATCTGACTGTGTGACATCTGATAAaccgtaaaattttgaaaaaaatttctgggtttttttagaggtacgataaggtacgatagtgggtcgatatgggtacgatagtatttgtgtttctcataacttcaggttgaagatgagtgtacgataggggtacgatagtggttcgatggtggtacgataggttgtgttttctgataacttgaggttgaagatggaggtacgatagggtacgatgttgggtacgatgtgtgcccgatagTGGGAACAAATTGTTGTGTATGTTATAATACGATGGTGTACGATGTTAGGTACGATTGTGCACGATAATGTTATAGTTCCAGTTTTCCATTGGTGTCCGATATGGTGCGATAGAttccgatagttgctcgatagtatattgcagaatataaaatttgatgtttttttttgttattctatttaattgggtatttatttgttttatgcagaacttaagacctccacaactgatagttccagtagaggaacattttacgggacgtatcacttggcgcggcagttggtactttccaaagattaaagcaaaatttatacagtgtggtttattggatagggtgaaggaatcccctttcaaacagttcttcatggcggaaccattaaatttttctggtgccttagtccatcaattgttgttgcacaaattcagaggggagaagactgacgaagtccagttttatattgggaaaaaaagatgtagatttagccaattggagttcgctttagttactggtttaaattttgaggccggaccgtctgaagctgagattaaagcgaagaccacttcggatcggttgattcttgagtacttcaatggtcattccccagtgagcatagggcaactgcgcagaacttttgagagttgtcaaatagttgatgatgtgtacaagatgggtttgtgcttattagttgagggtgttttgaaaggtcgtgaggagaagttgatggtttggactgacatgctgaagatggtagacgacgttgacttctttttccagtacccgtgggggaagatatcataccagaagttgttacaaacttgtcaaaaagactttgttgaaatgaagaagcatttacagaagaagattgagaaaggaaagactcaaaaggaggccaagtactctatttatgggtatgctgcagcattgcagtattgggcttttgagtccatcattgagttgggtcaggatcatgctgtgagattgggccaaggcataccaagaatgatcaactggcagagcaaggagaaagtagagatacacaaagagcaacttattaagttgtttgccaaaaaggtgagcttttactttacttttgaatgttctatatttttttctagatatgcaattttatgggtactgcacgatagtaatacgatagagtacgatttgagtacgattatggggttattttgtggttttttgtcaACTGTTTGAAAACTGACTAAGTGGTACGATTTGGTACGATGATGGTCCGATGGGGGTACGATATGTATTCTTTGTtaatgtagtagtagtggtacgatattggtacgatgttgtacgatgatggtacgatagttagcaagcaattctcacttacgggtacgatattgttatgttatgggtacgatatgggtacgataattgcatgatatgggtacgatatgggtacgattggggtacgatagtttACCAATTGACATGATATATTGTTTTACTTTCCAATCTAAATATGCATTGTTTTTTGTGGCAGTTGACAGTATACCCCTACCTGTGTGCCCGACCTGCTGAAGAACAGTATGTGAGGACCCTTACAGACAATGAAGCCccattgtatgtggacatggggttagaggaactagaggtgggtcccgatggacagcctacacaggaagccttacagagccaggctgaaaagcttgctgaaaagttagctgagcaagcagaagcagcaaatatttttaaggaggttccaccagctcaacctgaggcacctgaggttcccccatcaacacctcatgccagcacctcctcccaagctgagcaaccaggctactctatgattttggccaggttggaaaaggttgaagggcaacaaagtgcccttattaaaggtcagtccgagatcttgggtcaattgcagaagcttatgacaatgatggaagatcttagtaggccagttccagatccacaccctcagtccactgaagaaggccctcagtctcctgtagatgaagacattctccctaacgattacagacctgatgatgtagatgatcacatttttcgcacaccagaggatatgcaaattactgtaatcggagatactgaagattctgaagtacaattcttaaacatagctccaccagcaccggagaagaggagagaaagaaagaggcctaggtggttcgatgagtacactgcaatgaggaaaaggaataagaaatcgaagacagcagtgaatgtggatccattgagggttgttgatggtaaattacttatgacctttcacaagtggttgcttggcaccattgggaataaatatccgagggaatgcttctcagggacacacgatgctgcttggttcctgaaactgcatactccgaggacatggctttctgactctgtaagttttctataacttcataattaaataatgttgaaaatttatttaaatgtttctatatatagtggtacgatatgggtacgatatggtacgaaagtagtacgataattataagtgtcaaattataaactgtttatgtcaatggtacgatggtggtacgacattagcacgatagtggtacgatataatttgttaagtagttactattACCATCATAAAtttagaatttgtagtgggacaatttaggtacgatggtagtacgataatgtacgatgatggtacgacagtgggacgctagtgggtacgatggtgtataatactagtttttgccataaaggtacgatgatggtacgacattaacacgatattggtacgatagaaggttttattgttaatatattcatgtacgattggggtacgataatggtacgattggggtacgatagttactatattcatgtctgatagtttttttgtttgtttattttggtacgatattgtggttactgacttaattttcctttaatgtagcatttagatgcagcatttcatctcatgaggaggcgtctagaattttatcctaacgtgtaccctcagaaatgtgttgttatgcctacaatttttcccgaatcattgaagggtcggtgggacgcttttccaggttctgactactctagatttagttgggatgacagtatattggacctggttaggggtgatgcagtccagttcttaccgagttggcagaacaaggagttcatttattttgccctcttcttgaaagaccaaatgcattgggtagctgtagaggcagacctgaatgggtggatgctcaacatctttgactccagtattggatcaatttccgaaaacgatttgatcagcttgatggttgactggtgtaccattttcccgtcggtcttgcgacagtccggtttatttgagaaccatgacgttatactcgcgcctcagttgacagcatcagagagtcaggtcagacccttcgattggaaactcattccacgtgaattcgtaccgcaaacaaaatccaggtgaactttattaaatatcacatattaattattatttcttaattacaaaactttattaaattattgtttattttctaatgcagtggcgattgcggatgttacgtaattgagcatattgaacataagcttctacaactaccatttgataatgtaactgacaataatatgaaactttttaggcaaaggtggtgtgtagacttattctaccaaaacttatgttgaacggtcttaatttttttgaattgtataatttttttgattgctctttttgtaattactacattttaatgtgcttaatctttgcatcgtactatcatcgatcactatcgtactctatcgtaccctcacttgcctcacaaatttcacgaacagtcctgaaac from Humulus lupulus chromosome 5, drHumLupu1.1, whole genome shotgun sequence encodes the following:
- the LOC133778543 gene encoding uncharacterized protein LOC133778543, producing MRKRNKKSKTAVNVDPLRVVDGKLLMTFHKWLLGTIGNKYPRECFSGTHDAAWFLKLHTPRTWLSDSHLDAAFHLMRRRLEFYPNVYPQKCVVMPTIFPESLKGRWDAFPGSDYSRFSWDDSILDLVRGDAVQFLPSWQNKEFIYFALFLKDQMHWVAVEADLNGWMLNIFDSSIGSISENDLISLMVDWCTIFPSVLRQSGLFENHDVILAPQLTASESQVRPFDWKLIPREFVPQTKSR